A genomic stretch from Pirellulales bacterium includes:
- a CDS encoding NAD-dependent epimerase/dehydratase family protein, with product MHIFMTGVCGFVGSSLALALRERLPDVTVSGIDNFIRPGSETNLARLRAAGVRVDHRDIRNDSDFETLPRCDWIIDAAANPTVLAGVDGRTSSRQLVEHNLVGTVNVLEYARRSNAGLVLLSTSRVYSIGALVKVPLRVADGGFLFDANQSAPPGCSAAGIAEDFSTTAPISLYGATKLASEALALEYGQTFKFPVVVNRCGVLAGEGQFGVAEQGIFSFWVRAYALKRPLKYIGFEGTGHQVRDALHPADLTDLVLRQIQAPDRSAGNIWNVGGGATNAMSLAQLSRWCAAEFGEHPIEAMREPRPFDVPWVVMDSRRVAAQFQWSPRIALPQILEQIAAHHRQHPEWFLLSQPR from the coding sequence ATGCACATCTTCATGACCGGCGTCTGCGGTTTCGTTGGCAGTTCTCTCGCCTTGGCGCTGCGCGAACGCTTGCCTGATGTGACCGTGTCGGGGATCGATAACTTCATTCGACCCGGTAGCGAGACGAACTTGGCACGGCTGCGGGCGGCCGGAGTGCGCGTCGACCATCGCGATATTCGCAACGACAGCGATTTCGAGACCCTGCCCCGTTGCGATTGGATCATCGACGCCGCGGCGAATCCGACGGTGCTCGCCGGCGTCGACGGCCGCACCAGCAGCCGGCAACTGGTCGAGCACAACTTGGTCGGCACGGTCAACGTGCTGGAATATGCGCGGCGCTCGAACGCGGGGCTGGTGCTGCTTTCCACCAGCCGGGTTTACAGTATCGGCGCACTCGTCAAAGTCCCCTTGCGCGTGGCTGACGGCGGGTTTCTTTTCGATGCGAATCAATCGGCGCCGCCTGGATGCTCGGCGGCGGGGATCGCGGAAGACTTCTCCACCACCGCGCCGATCTCGCTTTATGGCGCCACCAAGCTGGCCTCCGAGGCGCTCGCGCTCGAATACGGTCAGACGTTCAAATTTCCGGTCGTCGTCAATCGTTGCGGCGTGCTGGCAGGCGAAGGCCAGTTTGGCGTCGCCGAGCAGGGCATCTTTTCCTTTTGGGTCCGCGCTTACGCCCTCAAGCGGCCGCTCAAGTACATCGGCTTCGAGGGTACGGGGCACCAGGTGCGCGACGCATTGCACCCAGCCGATTTGACGGACCTCGTCTTGCGGCAGATTCAAGCTCCCGATCGCAGCGCCGGAAACATCTGGAATGTGGGCGGGGGCGCGACCAATGCGATGTCTTTGGCGCAATTGAGCCGCTGGTGCGCCGCCGAATTCGGCGAGCACCCGATCGAGGCCATGCGCGAGCCGCGTCCCTTCGACGTCCCCTGGGTCGTCATGGACAGCCGACGCGTGGCGGCCCAGTTCCAATGGTCGCCACGGATTGCACTGCCCCAGATTCTCGAACAGATCGCCGCACATCACCGACAACACCCTGAGTGGTTCCTGCTGTCGCAGCCACGATGA
- a CDS encoding substrate-binding domain-containing protein, protein MMMSSGGNLKNRVKAARVARGWSQDVLAQRAGLSRSGVSAIEIERLVPSAAAALALAKALDCRVEDLFSLETFDTSETVWASPPAGDRCRYWQAECGGRQVLYPAATLADVTIAHDGIFDGGNLRTAPRHDAERTLVMACCDPAVGLLAQELAERAQVRLLVIPRSSGQALEMLRDGLVHVAGLHLSHAEREGNADAVTERLGPGGSYALLRAARWEEGLAVAPARHLRSVRSALAARLRWIGREPGSGAHQCLAEIRDGHQAPRHFARSHRGVAETISTGLADAGVCLRLVSDQAGLDFLSVREEAYDLCFAAGNAHDPRLRALIEVIRSPRYQKLISELPGYSAIDMGDLRTVGSG, encoded by the coding sequence ATGATGATGTCAAGCGGCGGCAACCTGAAAAATCGCGTCAAGGCGGCACGTGTGGCGCGCGGCTGGTCGCAGGACGTTTTGGCGCAGCGCGCCGGCCTTTCGCGCAGCGGCGTTAGCGCCATCGAGATCGAGCGTTTGGTTCCCTCGGCAGCCGCCGCTTTGGCGCTCGCCAAGGCGCTCGACTGCCGCGTCGAGGATCTCTTCAGCCTCGAAACCTTCGATACCTCGGAAACGGTGTGGGCGTCCCCCCCGGCGGGCGATCGCTGCCGTTATTGGCAAGCCGAGTGCGGGGGCCGGCAGGTGCTTTATCCGGCGGCCACGCTGGCCGACGTGACCATCGCCCACGACGGGATTTTCGACGGCGGGAATCTGCGTACGGCGCCCCGCCATGACGCGGAGCGGACGCTTGTCATGGCGTGCTGCGATCCGGCCGTGGGGCTCTTGGCGCAAGAGTTGGCCGAACGCGCGCAGGTGCGGCTGCTCGTCATTCCACGCTCGAGCGGCCAGGCTCTCGAAATGCTGCGCGACGGTTTGGTACACGTGGCCGGGTTGCATCTCTCGCATGCCGAGCGCGAGGGAAATGCGGATGCCGTGACCGAGCGGCTTGGCCCAGGCGGTAGCTACGCGCTTCTGCGCGCCGCTCGTTGGGAAGAAGGATTGGCGGTTGCGCCCGCGAGGCACCTGAGATCGGTGCGCTCGGCGCTTGCCGCACGGCTGCGGTGGATCGGTCGCGAACCCGGCAGCGGAGCGCATCAATGCCTGGCGGAAATCCGTGATGGACATCAAGCGCCGCGTCATTTCGCGCGCAGTCATCGCGGTGTCGCGGAAACGATTAGCACCGGACTGGCCGATGCAGGGGTCTGCTTGCGCTTGGTCAGCGATCAGGCAGGGCTCGATTTTCTGAGCGTGCGTGAAGAGGCTTACGATCTATGTTTCGCCGCCGGAAATGCTCACGATCCGCGCCTGCGGGCGCTGATCGAGGTGATTCGCTCACCCCGTTATCAGAAACTGATTAGCGAGCTCCCCGGCTATTCGGCCATCGACATGGGTGACCTGCGCACGGTGGGATCGGGCTAG